In Plasmodium malariae genome assembly, chromosome: 11, the following proteins share a genomic window:
- the PmUG01_11048600 gene encoding conserved Plasmodium protein, unknown function has translation MKKKSETQTPLVNNSYAGEKKRNNLSSLPTLSSIDAQPSIPPLPPLNECKKNYIFCKTNNFNNLGGMLIEKNLFVLNFVLSIKYNEEKKKERGGGVRIGGGENVKCDESTQSDNLKMYYLSQNEKVFIDEISTCVYEQGAENDEQRGDDKGENFFEKNMNILIKNNFFFFIKNYIHNILSNVDICTQEKPNETFFEFFSIFKNKKKKIYMENSDDMLSDLYCDVSHASDDSDYNYFYEKTNQMNDYDYDYEEGEEEECQVGEEEQEEDENEKNNAEEECQVEDESEQRENPLPNGRGNIYLVANLSKNLDLIYCEKRNSLLSIDNEKRKKQKKDKKFEKYLCRCCKTKKNKIKNIYNIHNIHNIHNNYNNYNNYFLKRFNVCLLQIFISNLTKKEFLFWAKIKDTIQHFLGSIQSAVFHKGISNYVEIPYIEIMDEINKYTAEEAHLKFIKKKKKLLILKKEQKSIKCLFEKTINSVRISVKYNLIFADNKFNYLFKDVMKKYRRVIKNNIFNNYHARKAADEGIEVETAAGAAPGKEKHDGACIMNYANSIHNNLNPNIVKNYTKKHYDFSLLVHNIHLELYGYVYIRNYLFFLLIMIEVYIFIHFNDISYTYSNNTDIFLDQILKNLFT, from the coding sequence atgaaaaaaaagagtgaAACACAGACACCCTTAGTTAATAACTCTTATGCaggagagaaaaaaagaaacaaccTGTCTTCACTTCCTACGCTATCTTCGATAGATGCCCAACCATCGATACCTCCACTTCCTCCTCTGAAcgaatgtaaaaaaaactaCATTTTCTgcaaaacaaataattttaataacttGGGGGGAATgcttattgaaaaaaatttatttgtcttaaattttgttttaagcataaaatataacgaagaaaaaaaaaaagaaagaggaGGCGGAGTAAGAATTGGAGGTGGGGAAAATGTTAAATGCGATGAATCCACTCAAagtgataatttaaaaatgtattaccTTTCTCAAAATGAAAAGGTTTTCATCGATGAAATaagtacatgtgtatatgaaCAGGGAGCAGAAAACGACGAACAACGAGGAGATGATAAAGGAGAAAAtttctttgaaaaaaatatgaacattttgataaaaaataattttttcttttttattaaaaattacattcaTAACATTTTGAGTAATGTAGACATATGCACTCAAGAGAAACCAAATGAaacattttttgaattttttagcatttttaaaaataaaaaaaaaaaaatttacatggAAAATTCTGACGATATGTTAAGCGATTTGTACTGTGATGTGTCCCATGCATCTGACGATAGTGATTACAACTACTTTTATGAGAAAACCAATCAAATGAATGATTACGACTATGATTATGAGGAGGGGGAGGAGGAAGAGTGTCAAGTGGGGGAAGAGGAGCAGGAGGAAGATGAAAACGAAAAGAACAACGCGGAGGAAGAGTGCCAAGTGGAGGACGAATCAGAGCAGAGGGAAAACCCCTTACCAAACGGAAGGGGGAACATATACCTCGTTGCAAACCTAAGCAAGAATCTGGATTTGATATACTGTGAAAAAAGAAACTCCTTATTATCAATAGATAatgagaaaagaaaaaaacaaaaaaaagataaaaaatttgaaaaatactTATGTCGATGTtgcaaaacaaaaaaaaataaaataaaaaatatttataatattcataatattcataacattcataataattataataattataataattattttttaaaaagatttaaTGTATGCTTACTACAAATTTTCATATccaatttaacaaaaaaggaattcCTCTTTTgggcaaaaataaaagataccATACAGCACTTTTTAGGAAGTATACAATCAGCTGTATTTCATAAAGGTATTTCTAATTATGTGGAAATTCCTTACATTGAAATTATGGATGAAATCAATAAATATACTGCCGAAGAGGcgcatttaaaatttataaaaaaaaaaaaaaaattattaattttaaaaaaagaacaaaagagTATAAAATGcttatttgaaaaaacaataaattcTGTAAGAATTTCGGTGAAGTATAACTTAATATTTGCTGATAATAAattcaattatttatttaaagatgtcatgaaaaaatatagaagagttatcaaaaataatatttttaataattatcacGCGCGGAAGGCAGCAGATGAGGGGATAGAAGTAGAGACAGCGGCGGGAGCAGCACCGGGGAAAGAAAAACATGACGGAGCGTGCATTATGAATTATGCAAACTCCATACACAATAACTTAAATCCCAATATTGTCAAAAATTATACGAAAAAACATTACGATTTTTCACTTcttgttcataatattcatttagaATTGTACGGATATGTGTACATTAGAAATtacttattctttttattaataatgattGAAGTGTACATTTTCATCCACTTCAATGACATCAGCTACACATATTCTAATAACACAGACATATTCTTGGaccaaattttaaaaaatctttttaCCTAA
- the PmUG01_11048700 gene encoding 60S ribosomal protein L19, putative, with the protein MSLKLQKRLAASVLKCGKNKIWMDPNEISEISLANSRFSIRKLYKEGLILKKPQKVHSRARVRLYKLAKRKGRHMGIGKRKGTKNARTNQKTLWIKRQRVLRRLLKRLREAKKIDRHIYHSFYLKCKGNQFKNKRTLIEAIQREKAETLKKKSIADQLEAKRLKAQILRNKRKMKKEKEAVS; encoded by the exons atg TCGCTTAAATTGCAGAAAAGGTTAGCAGCTTCTGTTTTGAAatgtggaaaaaataaaatatggatGGACCCAAATGAAATCAGCGAGATATCGCTTGCTAATTCGA GATTTAGCATAaggaaattatataaagaaggattaattttaaaaaaaccgCAAAAGGTTCACAGCCGAGCAAGGGTAAGATTGTACAAATTAGCAAAAAGGAAAGGTAGACATATGGGTATAGGTAAAAGAAAGGGTACGAAAAATGCAAGAACAAATCAAAAAACATTGTGGATTAAACGTCAACGTGTTTTGAGAAgattattaaaaagattaaGAGAAGCCAAAAAAATTGATAGACATATATATCattccttttatttaaaatgtaaaggAAATCagtttaaaaacaaaagaacatTAATCGAAGCCATACAAAGAGAAAAAGCGGAAACCCTGAAAAAGAAATCCATAGCTGATCAGTTGGAAGCAAAAAGATTGAAAGCacaaattttaagaaataagagaaagatgaaaaaagaaaaggaggCTGTATCGTAA
- the CWF7 gene encoding pre-mRNA-splicing factor CWF7, putative gives MEIHKEASDEEKDDNNNLVEVNNDSVANSSNGKEKNKKLYETIDLHHLVNALPYIDSYDNEFEQNAKKMVEEEMNLMNKKKEIKNYLKNFPVPQSVYVNNENSIVQNELNRCEQNKKMDKLNLEYYNIENDILNDNKDIEEWKKTLKKHELILENLHNALINMELMSKYKEVMWCEHMKVFTHIDINLQNNIKTLKEEIDNINKQRKLHQLSYVNDLSTLQNERKEFKRKNSLVINEIKKLSHENMLMQYKRNMI, from the coding sequence ATGGAGATACACAAAGAAGCTAGTGATGAAGAAAAAGATGATAACAACAATCTGGTGGAAGTTAATAACGACAGTGTAGCTAATTCTTCaaatggaaaagaaaaaaataagaaactATACGAAACAATTGATTTGCATCACTTGGTGAATGCTCTGCCATATATCGATTCGTATGATAACGAATTTGAACAAAACGCAAAAAAAATGGTAGAAGAAGAGATgaatttaatgaataaaaaaaaagagataaaaaattatttaaaaaatttcccAGTCCCACAATccgtatatgtaaataatgaaaattcaATTGTACAAAATGAGTTAAACAGATGTgaacagaataaaaaaatggacaagctaaatttagaatattataatattgaaaatgatatattaaatgataataaggATATAGAAGAAtggaaaaaaacattaaagaAACATGAActaattttagaaaatttacataatgcattaataaatatggaaTTAATGAGTAAGTATAAAGAAGTCATGTGGTGTGAACATATGAAAGTATTCACACACATTGATATTAACctgcaaaataatattaaaacgCTAAAGGAAGAAATTGACaatataaacaaacaaaGAAAGCTACATCAGTTGAGTTACGTTAATGATTTATCCACTTTGCAAAACgaaagaaaagaatttaAAAGGAAGAATTCACTCgttattaatgaaataaaaaagttatcgCATGAAAATATGCTTATGCAGTATAAGAGAAACATGATATGA
- the MFR1 gene encoding major facilitator superfamily-related transporter, putative, which translates to MNSVDNKEVSDNRSMSNKDEFKEKSSSSIKINLFEEEISLGCLSNINRGKLERVCFFLGLEKYIKKLKKTVNRFYFIYVVVTIINFLIYLNRGIIPGSYDYLSSYLKEVYATTNVDVHIGFLTSVFVFGLSINSVISGSLASSYSVFRITDIFLFQNALALLFTGLSFIIGSYYSLMFSRFFCGFSEAAFTTIIPPLIYSYSKDRAGSWISIFITMFPLGGCIGYLLAVVLPVLKVSIAQYFIFSGILFLVFTFLVYLFDENLLKKYEDEKSRKEMEVSNKAGKDLEEGIALKNDISVKDANASGGANSGAAVHVDGSKDNKQKSSAISGSKNKTNASEKNKNEASPVQKGSNKNKSSVNSGSADASGANNSSRNVSGSKSNRKNVGSYDRGRRGVSNGRSEEKESENGRNNSSVHTNSSENVGEKDKNKNTSNSRNSMNNEHFGSLNNLSLSKLKNSSSTKSVNSVAHSKNRSSTDFSDQYNKMYEENTFNTNNKRKDNSMYDEEILYQVDGTIDDHNINNSISYNSTQKNFSDNNNTEYMNENDMGRNVYEEEGKNINNNSYINNNIDKIFTMQAYGSDELYLNTTQESNGKGMTNVNKFLEMELDNCIESIDEDKNDDLNMNVLIYTTLTNVSFLLIVLVLTAHVDMIQCYLVYGAPILYALKIFPSYKTATITCSLCACMSSILGTCFGGYLVDFYNLNIQNIDINYEHIKNNEKKIKKYSKDVLVHEYLRIIGFLTLVILIIATVLLLLIPFITNMYIFTIVMTLGLTSLFSILPGYNIGVMVCVPRNIRAFSIGMSSFISHLLGDIPWTIIIGKIKGTLSPDCVVTRNGEMSERCYEQSWGLRMTLLIICSKALVMTMGSFLLYVYSKYKSERYKSRQIKA; encoded by the exons atgaattcTGTTGATAATAAGGAAGTAAGTGATAATCGTTCAATGAGCAATAAAGATGAGTTTAAAGAGAAGAGTTCAtcaagtataaaaataaatctgtTTGAAGAAGAAATAAGTCTCGGATGtttatcaaatataaatagagGGAAATTAGAAAGggtttgttttttcttaggtttagaaaaatatataaaaaaattaaagaaaactGTAAATagattttatttcatatatgtagtagtaacaataataaattttttaatatatttgaatagaGGAATAATACCAGGCTCATATGATTATTTGTCATCATATTTAAAGGAAGTATATGCAACCACTAATGTAGATGTACATATAGGTTTTTTAACGTCCGTGTTTGTATTTGGCTTAAGTATAAACTCGGTAATAAGTGGATCTCTGGCATCTTCCTATAGTGTATTTCGAATAacagatatatttttattccaaaACGCATTAGCATTGCTATTTACAGGattatcttttattatagGCTCCTATTATTCTTTAATGTTTAGTAGATTTTTTTGTGGGTTTAGTGAAGCAGCttttactactattattcctcctcttatttattcatattctAAGGATAGAGCTGGGTCATGgataagtatatttattactatgTTTCCCTTAGGAGGATGTATAGGTTACTTACTAGCTGTTGTTCTTCCAGTCCTTAAGGTCAGTATCGcacaatattttattttttctggaatattgtttttagtatttacttttttagtCTACCTTTTTGATGAGAATTTATTGAAAAAGTATGAAGATGAAAAGAGTAGGAAAGAAATGGAAGTATCAAATAAGGCAGGAAAAGATTTAGAGGAGGGGATCGccttaaaaaatgatattagcGTCAAGGATGCTAATGCAAGCGGAGGTGCAAATTCAGGTGCAGCTGTACATGTTGATGGTTCCAAGGATAATAAGCAAAAGAGTTCAGCAATTAGCGGTAGTAAGAATAAAACAAACGCTTCCGAAAAGAACAAGAACGAAGCGAGTCCTGTGCAGAAGGGaagcaataaaaataaaagcagcGTTAATAGTGGTAGCGCTGATGCTAGTGGAGCCAACAACAGTAGCAGAAACGTTAGTGGTAGCAAGAGCAATAGAAAGAACGTAGGGAGCTATGACCGAGGTAGAAGAGGAGTGAGCAATGGGAGGAGCGAGGAAAAAGAAAGTGAAAACGGCAGAAATAACAGTAGTGTACATACAAATAGCAGTGAAAATGTAGgagaaaaggataaaaacAAGAATACAAGCAACAGTAGAAATAGCATGAATAATGAACACTTTGGAAGCTTAAATAATCTAAGTTTGTCAAAATTAAAGAATAGTTCTAGTACAAAAAGTGTAAATAGTGTTGCACATTCAAAAAATAGGAGTTCAACTGATTTTTCAGAccaatataataaaatgtatgaagaaaatacatttaatacaaataacaaaagaaaagataataGTATGTATgatgaagaaatattatatcaaGTAGATGGAACTATTGATGatcataatattaataatagtatttCTTATAATTCTACTCAAAAGAATTTTAGTGATAACAATAATACAGAATATATGAATGAGAATGATATGGGAAGAAATGTATATGAGGAAGAAgggaaaaacataaataataatagttatataaataataatatagataaAATTTTCACTATGCAAGCATATGGTAGtgatgaattatatttaaatactaCACAAGAATCAAATGGAAAAGGTATGACCAAcgttaataaatttttagaaatGGAATTAGATAATTGTATCGAGTCTATTGATGAAGATAAAAATGACGATTTAAACATGAacgtacttatatatactacCTTAACAAATGTTAGTTTCTTATTAATAGTTTTAGTATTAACAGCACATGTAGACATGATACAATGTTATTTGGTATACGGTGCACCTATTCTTTATgctcttaaaatttttccatCTTATAAAACAGCAACCATTACTTGTAGTTTATGTGCTTGTATGTCATCTATCCTTGGGACTTGTTTTGGAGGGTATTTGGTcgatttttataatttaaatatacaaaatattgatataaattatgaacatataaaaaataatgaaaagaaaataaaaaaatatagcaagGATGTTTTAGTTCATGAATATCTTCGAATTATTGGCTTCTTAACCTTAGTTATATTGATTATTGCCACTGTTCTTTTGTTATTAATTCCGTTTATTACgaacatgtacatattcaCCATTGTTATGACCCTTGGGCTCACTTCCCTCTTTTCCATTCTG CCTGGATATAACATTGGAGTTATGGTTTGTGTGCCCCGGAACATAAGAGCCTTTTCCATTGGAATGTCCTCATTTATATCTCATTTGTTGGG TGATATCCCTTGGACAATTATCATTGGAAAGATAAAGGGAACCCTATCCCCCGACTGTGTTGTCACGCGAAAC GGTGAGATGAGTGAACGATGTTATGAGCAAAGTTGGGGTTTAAGAATGACTTTACTAATTATTTGTTCGAAAGCCCTTGTAATGACAATGGGTAGTTTTTTGCTTTACGTATACTCTAAGTATAAATCGGAGAGATACAAAAGTAGACAAATTAAAGCATAA
- the PmUG01_11049000 gene encoding cytosolic Fe-S cluster assembly factor NAR1, putative: MFSNAIKLENLNDYYNDAEECIKPFLYKSRIVNEQDVEKPNLIIINKKNRNIKNKSGRDNGRDRGRDEGKDEGKNEGKNEGKDKRRGEISLTDCLACSGCVTNEETNFLKSQNSIEILNNLNKKKINIISLSLQSLTALSVYYNLPLSVTQDKLCFFFKSLNFDYVYDSSLSELIALNEAKKEFADFFFANNKGLSKGASPHTLKESSCNISGRVSGTEKRKEPIGGNRKSPHKNINVKKGANRYKYKHNDDNIYNGWLNGKKTYPLICSHCSGSVIYGEKNFDEELLNSFSKVKSSQDIQGIILKILHVHNSSIYTFPLLKNCAIQSFFNSYNYTLELINICRKHFLKNHNLLKSVNILTSQNLLTSQNLLTSQNLLTSQNLSENNSLSKDDNVSKDHKVSKNHKVSKNHNVSKDHNVSKDHNVSKNHNVSKNHNLSKNHNLSKNHNLSKNHNLSKASLENSTWANDEAAVGGIGNKGICPLSIYDINHVYVLYCFDKKLEAHRNNLQEQTSVDKSMTTFLSYFPIYNNALMTNADGTNVSVKRNLYCVDAVLTTVELVELINSMNINFYALPQLRIDNIYTLLKQIDEGKKKFKRSKSSLDKEYNILVDKNKTKEQNMNSIEVITGKEQINVFATCVYDNKTTKNGNESEYNADLVKKGPEEQFNILTPSSEKTIIEQLQSLYSDINYNYSIRCSNKNNISMGYGEEIFKFVCKNIFHFNIDENNFNVKYQDIVVLSLFENFSCVFRVVLSYGFKSMYNVLRKLREWKGEKEVENAEGKEEEAKVKGKEKMYEMKITYNLQFTGRIDYIELMACEKGCLFGCAQNIFSERVHNFPTCSCYNFRIFKKIAEQKVIRNFDFLLADCGAAERGKVEEEGEVEVEEEEEEEVEEEEEEEVDMGKEKDERRQKEKQKEKRTKGQLGALCTCGKLKSPPIPENEALYFEKKDKEKIFQRMYDTMHSDKYTLYVNSSNCRNDPTVNSFLRYIFSAFNTETFSLFRAIFSSKKKLDVIKW; this comes from the coding sequence atgttttccaATGCTATAAAGctagaaaatttaaatgattaTTACAATGATGCTGAAGAATGCATAAAGccttttttgtataaatcaCGTATTGTGAATGAACAGGATGTGGAGAAGcctaatttaattattattaataaaaagaatagaaACATTAAGAACAAAAGTGGTAGAGATAATGGAAGAGACAGAGGAAGAGACGAAGGAAAAGACGAGGGAAAAAACGAGGGAAAAAACGAAGGAAAAGACAAAAGAAGAGGGGAAATATCTTTAACAGACTGCTTAGCTTGCTCAGGCTGTGTTACTAATGAAGAAACAAATTTCCTTAAAAGTCAAAATTCAATTgaaattttgaataatttaaataaaaaaaaaatcaatataATTTCCTTGTCATTACAAAGTTTAACTGCCTTATCTGTATATTATAATCTACCTCTATCAGTAACTCAAGATAAgctatgtttttttttcaagtcaTTAAATTTTGATTATGTGTACGATTCCTCATTAAGTGAATTAATAGCTTTAAATGAGGCTAAGAAGGAATTTGctgactttttttttgcaaacaACAAGGGATTAAGCAAAGGGGCTTCTCCGCACACACTGAAAGAGTCTAGCTGCAATATCAGTGGCAGGGTTAGTGGAACcgagaaaagaaaagagcCTATAGGAGGGAATAGGAAGAGTCcacataaaaatatcaatGTAAAGAAAGGAGCgaatagatataaatataaacataatgaTGACAACATTTACAATGGATGGCTAAATGGGAAGAAGACGTATCCATTAATATGCTCTCACTGCAGTGGTAGTGTTATATATGGAGAGAAAAATTTTGATGAGGAATTGTTAAATTCATTTAGCAAGGTTAAAAGTAGTCAAGATATTCAAGgaattattttgaaaattttacatgtgcataatagtagtatatatacatttccCCTTTTGAAAAATTGTGCTATTCAGAGTTTCTTTAATTCGTATAATTATACTCTGGaacttataaatatttgtaggaaacattttttaaaaaatcacaatttattaaagagtgttaatatattaactaGTCAGAATTTATTAACGAGTCAGAATTTATTAACGAGTCAGAATTTATTAACGAGTCAGAATTTATCGGAAAATAACAGTTTATCAAAAGATGATAATGTATCAAAAGATCATAAAGTTTCAAAAAATCATAAAGTTTCAAAAAATCATAATGTATCAAAAGATCATAATGTTTCAAAAGATCATAATGTATCAAAAAATCATAATGTATCaaaaaatcataatttatcaaaaaatcataatttatcaaaaaatcataatttatcaaaaaatcataatttaTCAAAAGCGTCTTTAGAAAATAGCACTTGGGCAAATGATGAAGCAGCGGTTGGGGGAATAGGCAATAAGGGTATCTGTCCCCTCTCCATATATGATATCAATCATGTGTATGTGTTATACTGTTTTGACAAAAAATTAGAGGCTCATAGGAATAACCTCCAGGAACAAACATCTGTAGATAAGAGTATGACCACCTTTTTGTCTTATTTCCCCATATACAACAATGCATTAATGACTAATGCAGATGGTACAAATGTGAGTGTAAAAAGAAACCTATACTGTGTGGATGCAGTCTTAACAACAGTAGAACTGGttgaattaataaatagtatgaacataaatttttatgcttTACCTCAGTTAAGaattgataatatatatactcttttaaaacaaatagatgaaggaaaaaaaaaatttaaaagaagtaAGTCTTCACTTGATAAAGAATACAATATATTGGtcgataaaaataaaacaaaagagCAAAACATGAATAGTATAGAAGTAATAACAGGAAAGGAGCAAATTAATGTATTTGCTACTTGTGTGtatgataataaaacaaCAAAGAATGGAAATGAATCAGAGTATAATGCAGATTTAGTCAAAAAAGGTCCGGAAGAACAGTTCAATATATTGACACCTTCATCAGAAAAGACAATAATTGAACAACTGCAATCACTTTACAgtgatataaattataattactcCATTCGATGtagtaacaaaaataatatttccatGGGTTATGgagaagaaatatttaagtttgtttgtaagaatatatttcattttaacattgatgaaaataattttaatgtgaAATACCAGGACATTGTTGTGCTGTctctttttgaaaatttcAGTTGTGTTTTCCGCGTCGTTTTGTCTTATGGCTTTAAGAGTATGTACAATGTTTTAAGAAAATTGAGGGAGTGGAAAGGTGAAAAAGAAGTAGAAAACGCAGAAGGAAAAGAGGAAGAAGCAAAAGTGAAAggcaaagaaaaaatgtatgaaaTGAAGATTACGTACAACCTTCAGTTCACGGGAAGAATTGACTACATAGAACTGATGGCATGTGAGAAGGGATGTCTTTTTGGTTGTGCGCAGAACATTTTTTCTGAAcgtgttcataattttcctACGTGTTCATGCTACaattttcgtatttttaaaaaaatagctGAACAAAAGGTTATCCGGAATTTTGACTTTCTGCTTGCAGATTGTGGTGCAGCAGAAAGGGGGAAAGTTGAAGAAGAAGGAGAAGTGGAAGTggaggaagaagaagaggaggaagtggaggaagaagaagaggagGAAGTGGACATGGGAAAGGAAAAAGACGAAAGACGACAGAAAGAAAAGCAAAAAGAAAAGCGAACGAAGGGGCAACTCGGAGCACTCTGCACCTGTGGCAAGCTTAAATCTCCCCCCATTCCAGAAAATGAAGCATTATactttgaaaaaaaggacaaggaaaaaatatttcaaaggATGTATGACACCATGCATAGTGATAAATACACGTTATATGTAAATTCAAGCAACTGCAGAAATGATCCTACTGTTAACTCTTTTTTAAGGTATATCTTTTCAGCTTTCAACACCGAAACATTCAGTCTATTTAGAGCTATCTTTTCGTCAAAGAAAAAGTTAGATGTGATTAAATGGTGA